From the Pomacea canaliculata isolate SZHN2017 linkage group LG14, ASM307304v1, whole genome shotgun sequence genome, one window contains:
- the LOC112555085 gene encoding sacsin-like codes for MANSLDDVDDFDFHYHQVEPLTTRLHNLLEDSYTDGFSIPKELIQNADDAGAREVKFLLDERQNEDCREHLIHPNMASLQGPALWVFNDATFSDQDFANLVKLGAGTKKEDASKVGKFGLGFNAVYNLTDVPSFISRNAIALFDPHQRHLPRGNPGMRIDLSLPSNRNRLKALASQFKPFEDVFGCSLQREPFSEYPATLFRLPFRSETQATASDIKQEYYSPEKRRKLLAMLMERAGNLLLFTQHVERVEVFYLPQEAQSPTSMICLMSVTRTSTPVLPLGIPDRTESILKSCTAKFQDYFTRGSGVPDIKMTETVLISLDVRPQATEVCSVEQGQWSTEWRITWASGTNQSARLALKKRGQGYIPLAAAAVPLDDNKILNINNCPFGFYTQGRLFCFLPLPEQIEQPSLPVHLNGTFALNSSRRNLLIHTEESTENQGGDWNAALMSDAVCRAYLLLLESLTDTVGDDYSSYFELWPRSDNILSLLDSFYSSLINGRFQVFPCQEGWLSFHDVRFFDPSFRQSPVGDLALPVVLQLSEDRNFFCDVPYEICQILQKSQQGEDFLKRCLTEDEFYEDVFFPNITSEFWKTPEKVKMRDSLTLHAITKGTDRVKKLVMMYACIPCQASRELRTPGGLVHPQCEAAALFLPEEGRFPQTRNDHGAVDFCQSDCLESLVQMGMAHNDLKPRDVLARARSVRELHEQDKNLSFSRSHLLVDYLASTRSSTNTPRISLFSSEEIDELSKTEFLPILTKPDDWPFPWFYDDLQSELAAPCHLYHSDMTNLVACTQKIFASAPPLPLCLKTSEKSRREVLHTLKLVTQETAARDQTVIAAVKQIQMVAEFQESHEDIQSILGKINEVSRAVYSFLQRCIETNTLGNEEKLLLETLQSEGIIWTGSHFCQPSRLAFKVRLPCPPYLQEVSEVDRIAFKNLFQFLGVREKFGPQDILRMMEEMKDDVGDGQLSDEQVELFCRGAQLLCSALRESSEIDSLSLQQVSLPDKDCILRHVKNLCLRDSSKLELKPGIFFIHETFSPEVAKTLGVSSKKNTIFKSHMKVKSFGQSEKLTNRIKRLLQGYTCDVSIFKEFIQNADDAGATEIRFIKDFRKLGTDSVPDGCKDLQGPALCVYNNADFTSKDIEGIQNLGEGSKGEEMMKTGQFGVGFNAVYHITDVPSFWTRRDGTEQVICVCDPCRLIPNDFQQPGMELEDIDKLKEEYPDLVDGYLGNTFDMSQPATLFRLPLRNQRMASKSAIKKEKMTQTILSKLLKDFMEDAGMCLLFLNNLRKIGIYSTDGCTLETEYEVEMVIDRENSLKKEAHYGFLKNEGDSLIEENLGSDVRGVESLETVLNFTLKDSQGIQEDWVQVSRAGFLDPSEVPWTLQEDWRREHFRLLPRGGVAVKLKRTDLPSAECATSYRQPEPPKTPSRVFCTLPLPVETELPMHINGHFALEHESRRDLWNRKEDSRTDWNRIICTKVIAPAYVKALQQVKLAWFGQRQRENDSPATTAEKLRNFFDLFPKVPIPDSIFWSSLVEAIYQQVINGHQALFPVTRAGSGIITWTTAWKDKGFAGHFVRPPGYVCLPPTQPGQSRKKTQELVEQTASNPALKEVLKQINMKIVEAPYHVFEALRRFGETKMREAIPSTVLQFLRSCTATTPDSCGLKNLPQPLADLELNESHVHLLADFVSKSPSFSSMIGGLPLCLLQSGTLDIFSKDRLTFVTAYYDLIPKRSEEFLHGSLVEIFVRVVDDVPNVLRKFTMKDLADRMSCCLDPKHFRTGRPCSLNTALLPNDKWLQRLWDFLRNCLHREDEKHPVNDTIRLLKEWSLIPCKIGKDNENLLYPVQDRGNVLFLPYVSSRTSAQNKDEAVNKVLEKLPLPVIDRLIISQSFAEKLVASVKNPTSILNILRAFRDSIKLSQSDSKFLLDYFAHNLKKEIKTSDLLKIPMFSTSSGHIISLDSFEVLLLQPEGIPQDGLEVWSQKTKTALLNPLFLPHELHEVLRLDKASNPYMVFWRRLLTTLDRLPQEAVGPHIQYIRKKYRDHLKNEADNIFQILSQTAFIRVDSNKMCKASEFVSPHEIVFKLMCDRSRFPPPPYCEVEWSYFLERSGMVKEVTAQMFLLFARKLEAEGRNTLSPQTLERSRTLVKHLFERKDLSSCGLLNDIRDIRFVRPWSFEYSKGHELLANICPPLVTNRLVSFSESFSSCYWPLLWSTTSILHPHDDPDKYFQTKELQPVVRELMFEQKVPIEQFKNHVRNICQALTSSPCDLLHSSDGRSQVEWLFSKIYQFLTVLQSKNFADTDFFKNMPVIFDSNNSCLLNPEQVVIGLRSEEAVEGWLFRAPVNYDLFYDLFKALGVACSVTADHYTRVLSKLHLAQKNLPLNHDRLQACKKAVQCLFRCLAVSRDLNEEVIYLPNEQLCLKPSSFLIFSNNDSSDELLKKRLHSCSDRFFGDLTHLGIQSDHPWRTISFLPEGHKMTRLSEITTEVVPEWGLAIKEIGPLAQALKRKLTSVDYVNGITRLVCHKHMTKALPQAPRSRQEVGKMLTSIEIFEIKDFQTVLVIDKQEVTGSEAKHLAFEDERFAHRVFVDSSASISDQDVVLTLSEVVIKTLDEDLSEFKSLLKEMLRCQDVQALLDQHNISYFRQSDTCRPGCYVHTDDICLLNNSVTSVYVDGEYVAVEVYDPLIDNKDFESKLRASEGQEFSKQELPEENVNHEDMIKHFEDPQRDYDVQTMSSRQVFVYARVLGKVNANEEQTVRPPCCLSYRLDIGYERIMIASGIRVYKIPTYYDEDSSVVTETSSSQAASYDPTDEAVVSDVKGCLEVAWPLLGDRRSQLVILKRLCLQWHLGLNIQNVCPEAVKSLEATPTFCQRLHDRSQLYDRQILASMGEKSDPSDQQKRKNPQPGEARRWLRQAFADLTTAKSTSGGNNWHCLMCHQAVEKALKAVLFHHDAEDKLLHPVDKAELKTLAMAVSDEELMGAVEVLEGLTGEAHKMLYPSVQWGPQIPAQLYTPDTARAAHSQVETILTMVASLIK; via the exons ATGGCCAACTCTCTGGATGACGTAGATGACTTTGACTTCCACTACCATCAGGTTGAACCACTCACTACACGCCTCCACAACCTTCTAGAAGATTCCTACACTGACGGATTCTCTATCCCGAAAGAACTCATTCAGAATGCAGACGATGCTGGCGCCAGGGAGGTCAAGTTTCTTCTCGATgaaagacagaatgaagacTGTCGAGAACATCTCATCCACCCCAACATGGCGTCCCTTCAGGGGCCTGCACTCTGGGTGTTTAACGATGCAACATTCTCTGACCAGGATTTTGCCAACTTAGTCAAGCTTGGAGCaggcacaaaaaaagaagatgcaTCCAAGGTGGGGAAGTTTGGTCTGGGCTTCAACGCCGTCTACAACCTTACAGACGTTCCTTCATTCATCAGCAGGAATGCCATTGCCTTGTTCGATCCTCACCAAAGACATCTCCCTCGGGGAAATCCTGGAATGAGAATAGACCTTAGTCTACCTTCAAATCGAAATCGTCTTAAGGCACTGGCATCGCAGTTTAAACCATTCGAAGATGTCTTTGGATGCTCACTACAACGAGAGCCTTTTTCAGAATATCCAGCAACACTCTTCCGGTTGCCATTCCGATCAGAGACCCAGGCGACAGCCAGTGACATCAAACAAGAATATTATTCCCCAGAGAAGCGCAGAAAGCTTTTGGCCATGTTGATGGAAAGAGCAGGCAACCTGCTGCTGTTCACACAACACGTTGAGAGAGTAGAAGTGTTTTACTTGCCACAAGAAGCACAAAGTCCGACTTCCATGATTTGTCTCATGTCAGTAACAAGAACATCCACACCTGTCCTTCCTCTGGGCATCCCAGACCGCACAGAAAGCATTCTCAAGTCGTGTACAGCGAAATTTCAGGACTATTTCACGAGGGGGTCTGGTGTTCCAGACATCAAGATGACTGAGACTGTGTTGATATCGCTGGATGTCAGGCCCCAGGCTACAGAAGTATGTAGTGTAGAGCAGGGTCAATGGAGCACAGAGTGGCGCATCACGTGGGCGAGTGGGACCAATCAAAGTGCAAGGCTGGCTTTGAAGAAGAGGGGTCAAGGGTACATTCCTCTTGCAGCGGCAGCTGTACCACTtgatgacaacaaaatattaaatattaacaacTGCCCGTTTGGATTTTATACACAAGGCCGTCTGTTTTGCTTCCTGCCCCTCCCAGAGCAGATAGAACAACCTTCGCTGCCAGTTCATTTGAATGGAACATTCGCGCTGAATTCCAGCAGGAGAAATCTTCTGATACACACAGAGGAAAGCACTGAAAACCAGGGAGGCGACTGGAATGCTGCTCTCATGTCTGATGCTGTCTGTCGTGCTTACCTCCTCCTGCTTGAGTCCCTCACAGACACAGTCGGTGACGACTACTCATCCTATTTTGAGCTTTGGCCAAGGTCTGACAATATCCTTTCCTTGCTCGACAGCTTCTACTCGAGTCTGATAAACGGACGATTCCAGGTGTTTCCGTGTCAGGAAGGTTGGTTGTCTTTTCATGATGTAAGATTCTTTGACCCCAGCTTCCGACAGTCTCCAGTTGGGGATCTTGCTCTGCCTGTTGTCCTGCAGTTGTCTGAGGACAGGAACTTCTTTTGCGATGTTCCTTATGAGATCTGTCAAATTCTCCAAAAATCGCAACAGGGAGAGGATTTTCTCAAAAGGTGTCTGACTGAAGACGAGTTTTACGaagatgttttctttcctaACATCACAAGCGAGTTTTGGAAGACTCCGGAGAAGGTGAAGATGAGAGACAGCCTCACACTGCATGCCATAACAAAGGGGACAGATCGAGTGAAAAAACTTGTGATGATGTACGCCTGCATCCCTTGCCAGGCCTCTCGTGAACTCAGAACACCAGGTGGACTTGTGCATCCACAGTGCGAGGCGGCTGCTTTGTTCTTGCCTGAGGAAGGACGATTTCCACAAACAAGAAACGACCATGGAGCTGTTGACTTTTGCCAGTCTGACTGCCTGGAGAGTTTGGTACAGATGGGGATGGCGCACAACGACCTCAAGCCAAGAGATGTCCTCGCGAGGGCTCGTTCTGTAAGGGAACTGCATGAACAAGACAAAAATCTGTCGTTTTCCAGATCTCACCTTCTTGTTGACTATCTTGCATCCACCAGGTCTTCCACCAATACTCCTCGCATCTCCTTGTTCTCTTCTGAAGAAATAGACGAGCTGTCCAAGACCGAGTTTCTTCCCATCCTCACAAAGCCAGATGACTGGCCTTTCCCATGGTTCTACGATGATCTCCAGTCTGAGCTGGCTGCTCCCTGCCATCTGTACCACAGTGACATGACAAACCTCGTAGCCTGTACTCAGAAGATATTTGCAAGCGCCCCACCTCTCCCTCTGTGTTTAAAGACCTCTGAAAAGTCTCGTCGGGAAGTCCTTCACACTCTAAAGCTCGTTACTCAAGAAACAGCCGCTCGTGACCAGACTGTGATTGCTGCTGTCAAACAGATACAAATGGTCGCCGAGTTCCAGGAATCCCATGAAGACATCCAGAGCATACTGGGGAAAATAAACGAAGTTTCCCGTGCAGTTTATTCCTTTCTCCAGAGGTGCATTGAGACTAATACACTTGGAAATGAAGAGAAACTTCTTTTAGAGACATTACAGAGTGAAGGGATTATCTGGACAGGTTCGCATTTCTGTCAGCCATCAAGGCTGGCATTCAAAGTTAGATTACCATGTCCTCCATACCTGCAGGAGGTCAGCGAAGTTGACAGAATTGCTTTCAAGAATCTTTTTCAGTTCTTGGGAGTTAGGGAGAAGTTCGGCCCTCAGGACATCTTGAGAATgatggaagaaatgaaagatgatGTGGGCGATGGGCAGCTATCAGACGAACAAGTGGAGCTCTTTTGCAGGGGCGCACAACTCTTGTGCTCCGCACTCAGGGAGTCATCAGAGATTGACTCTCTCAGTCTACAACAAGTTTCATTGCCTGACAAAGACTGCATTCTGCGACATGTGAAAAATCTTTGCCTTCGAGATTCTTCTAAATTGGAGCTGAAGCCTGGCATATTCTTTATCCATGAAACGTTTTCTCCGGAAGTAGCAAAGACTCTTGGAGTGAGTTCCAAGAAGAACACTATTTTCAAGAGTCACATGAAAGTCAAGAGTTTTGGTCAGTCAGAAAAGCTGACTAACCGCATCAAGCGACTGTTGCAAGGCTACACGTGTGATGTTTCCATCTTCAAGGAGTTCATACAGAATGCCGATGATGCTGGGGCGACAGAGATTCGCTTCATCAAAGATTTCCGAAAGTTGGGAACAGACAGTGTGCCGGACGGCTGCAAGGACCTGCAGGGCCCAGCACTGTGTGTGTACAACAACGCCGACTTCACCAGCAAGGACATTGAAGGCATTCAGAACCTGGGGGAGGGCAGCAAGGGGGAGGAAATGATGAAGACAGGACAGTTTGGAGTCGGGTTCAACGCCGTCTACCACATCACTGATGTCCCCTCCTTCTGGACCCGACGAGATGGCACAGAGCAGGTCATCTGCGTGTGTGACCCTTGCAGACTCATCCCTAACGACTTTCAACAACCTGGCATGGAACTTGAAGACATCGATAAATTGAAAGAAGAGTACCCTGATTTGGTGGATGGTTACCTGGGTAACACATTCGACATGTCGCAGCCAGCAACGCTGTTCAGACTGCCTCTGAGAAATCAGCGGATGGCATCGAAATCAGCaattaagaaggaaaaaatgacACAAACCATTCTTTCAAAGCTTCTCAAGGATTTTATGGAAGACGCAGGCATGTGCTTGCTGTTCTTAAATAACTTGCGAAAAATTGGAATATACTCTACTGATGGCTGTACTCTTGAGACAGAGTACGAAGTAGAGATGGTGATTGACAGAGAGAACTCCCTTAAAAAAGAAGCTCATTACGGATTCCTTAAAAATGAAGGAGATTCGCTGATAGAGGAGAACTTAGGTTCTGATGTCCGAGGGGTTGAATCTCTGGAAACTGTTCTCAACTTTACTCTGAAGGATAGCCAAGGAATTCAAGAGGACTGGGTTCAAGTCAGCAGAGCGGGTTTTCTGGATCCATCGGAAGTGCCGTGGACACTGCAAGAGGACTGGAGAAGAGAACACTTCCGCTTACTACCCCGAGGAGGGGTAGCTGTGAAACTGAAAAGAACAGATTTGCCATCAGCCGAGTGTGCGACAAGCTACAGGCAACCTGAACCACCCAAAACTCCTTCCCGGGTATTCTGTACTCTTCCTCTTCCAGTGGAGACTGAGTTACCGATGCACATTAACGGCCATTTCGCTCTTGAACACGAGTCCCGCAGAGACTTATGGAATCGAAAGGAAGACAGCAGGACGGATTGGAATAGAATAATATGTACTAAGGTCATCGCTCCTGCATATGTCAAAGCTCTTCAACAGGTCAAGCTTGCTTGGTTCGgacagagacagagggagaACGACTCTCCTGCCACGACTGCTGAAAAACTAAGGAACTTTTTTGATCTTTTCCCCAAAGTTCCCATTCCTGACTCAATATTCTGGAGCTCCTTGGTCGAGGCGATCTACCAGCAAGTCATCAATGGACATCAGGCGCTGTTTCCAGTCACAAGAGCTGGTTCAGGCATCATCACTTGGACTACAGCATGGAAAGATAAAGGCTTTGCAGGTCACTTTGTAAGACCCCCTGGCTATGTATGTTTGCCACCCACTCAACCTGGTCAGTCGCGCAAGAAGACACAGGAGCTTGTTGAACAGACAGCATCCAACCCAGCTCTGAAAGAAGtattgaaacaaataaacatgaaaatagttGAGGCTCCATACCATGTCTTTGAGGCTCTTAGGCGCTTTGGAGAGACAAAAATGCGAGAGGCCATTCCAAGTACCGTCCTTCAGTTTCTGAGGTCCTGTACGGCAACAACACCTGACAGTTGTGGCCTCAAGAACCTTCCTCAGCCACTTGCTGATCTTGAACTCAATGAGAGCCATGTTCATCTTCTTGCGGATTTTGTTAGCAAGTCGCCATCTTTCTCCTCAATGATTGGCGGTCTTCCTCTCTGCCTTCTTCAGTCCGGCACCTTGGACATTTTTTCTAAAGACCGACTGACTTTTGTTACCGCGTACTACGACCTGATTCCTAAGCGTTCTGAGGAATTCCTTCATGGCAGTCTGGTGGAAATTTTTGTCAGAGTAGTAGACGATGTTccaaatgttttaagaaaatttaCCATGAAGGATCTTGCTGACAGGATGTCTTGTTGCCTTGATCCCAAACATTTTAGAACAGGACGTCCATGTTCATTGAACACTGCTCTGCTTCCCAATGACAAGTGGCTGCAGCGTCTGTGGGATTTCCTTCGGAATTGTCTTCACCGTGAAGATGAGAAACATCCTGTCAATGATACTATTCGCTTATTGAAAGAATGGAGTCTTATACCATGCAAAATAGGCAAAGACAACGAAAACCTGCTATATCCAGTTCAGGACAgaggaaatgttttgtttttgccataCGTGTCCTCGAGAACATCGgctcagaacaaggatgaagcaGTCAACAAAGTGCTGGAGAAGCTTCCCTTGCCAGTCATAGACAGGTTAATTATCTCCCAAAGTTTCGCTGAAAAACTCGTAGCCTCCGTCAAAAACCCTACAAGCATCTTGAATATCCTGAGAGCTTTCAGAGACAGTATTAAACTTAGCCAATCTGATTCAAAGTTCTTGCTGGATTATTTTGCacataatttgaaaaaagaaataaaaacttctgaTCTACTTAAGATTCCCATGTTCTCCACCAGTAGTGGTCACATCATCTCCCTTGATTCTTTTGAGGTTCTACTCCTTCAACCCGAAGGTATTCCACAAGATGGCTTGGAAGTCTGGtctcaaaaaacaaagacagctCTCCTCAATCCACTGTTCTTACCCCACGAACTGCATGAGGTTCTTCGTCTAGACAAAGCGTCTAATCCATACATGGTCTTCTGGAGGAGACTTCTGACAACATTGGACCGCTTGCCACAAGAGGCTGTTGGTCCTCATATccaatatataagaaaaaaataccgTGATCACTTGAAAAATGAAGCTGATAATATATTTCAGATTCTTTCACAAACAGCCTTCATCAGAGTTGACTCGAATAAAATGTGCAAAGCTTCTGAGTTTGTCAGCCCACATGAAATCGTTTTCAAGCTGATGTGTGATAGAAGCCGATTTCCACCTCCACCCTATTGTGAAGTTGAGTGGAGTTATTTCCTGGAGAGATCCGGAATGGTGAAGGAGGTTACGGCTCAGATGTTCCTCCTGTTTGCCAGGAAACTAGAAGCAGAAGGCAGAAACACATTGTCCCCGCAAACGCTGGAAAGATCACGAACACTTGTGAAACATCTGTTTGAGAGGAAAGATTTGAGTTCTTGTGGACTGTTGAATGACATTCGTGATATTCGATTTGTACGACCTTGGTCTTTTGAATACTCAAAAGGACATGAACTATTGGCGAACATCTGTCCTCCACTTGTAACCAACCGTTTGGTGTCCTTCTCCGAGAGTTTTTCCTCCTGTTACTGGCCGTTGCTGTGGAGTACGACCTCCATTTTGCATCCACATGATGACCcagacaaatattttcagacaaaagaGCTTCAGCCCGTTGTCAGGGAGCTAATGTTTGAGCAAAAAGTCCCTATAGAACAATTCAAGAATCATGTACGAAACATCTGTCAGGCTTTGACCTCATCACCCTGCGACCTTCTGCACTCTAGTGACGGTCGAAGTCAAGTGGAGTGGCTCTTTAGCAAAATCTATCAATTTCTTACAGTTTTACAGTCTAAGAACTTTGCAGATACCGATTTCTTCAAGAACATGCCTGTGATATTCGACAGCAACAACTCTTGTCTTCTGAATCCAGAACAAGTTGTTATTGGTCTCCGATCAGAAGAAGCTGTTGAGGGCTGGCTGTTCCGAGCGCCAGTGAACTATGACCTGTTTTATGACCTTTTTAAAGCTCTTGGAGTTGCCTGCAGCGTGACAGCTGATCACTACACCAGAGTTCTGAGTAAACTTCATTTGGCACAGAAGAACCTTCCCTTGAACCACGACAGGTTACAGGCTTGTAAGAAGGCTGTCCAATGTCTATTTCGCTGCCTTGCGGTTTCTCGTGACCTGAATGAAGAGGTCATCTACTTGCCGAATGAACAGCTCTGTCTGAAGCCATCATCGTTTCTGATTTTCAGTAACAACGATAGCAGCGACGAATTGCTGAAAAAAAGACTGCACAGCTGCTCTGACAGATTTTTTGGCGACTTAACGCATCTTGGAATCCAAAGTGACCATCCTTGGCGCACGATTTCCTTTCTTCCCGAGGGGCACAAAATGACCCGGCTGTCTGAAATAACTACTGAAGTAGTTCCTGAATGGGGTCTGGCGATCAAAGAGATTGGCCCCCTTGCTCAAGCCTTGAAAAGGAAGCTGACTTCTGTAGATTATGTGAATGGCATCACTCGACTTGTCTGCCACAAACACATGACAAAGGCCTTGCCACAAGCGCCCCGCAGTCGTCAAGAGGTAGGAAAGATGTTGACAAGCATCGAAATCTTTGAGATTAAAGATTTTCAGACCGTGCTGGTCATCGACAAACAGGAGGTGACAGGTAGCGAAGCTAAGCACTTAGCTTTCGAGGACGAGAGGTTTGCCCACCGTGTGTTCGTTGACAGCAGCGCGAGCATCAGTGACCAGGATGTTGTCCTGACTCTGTCAGAAGTCGTCATCAAGACACTGGACGAGGACCTCAGTGAGTTCAAATCCCTTTTAAAGGAAATGCTGAGATGTCAGGATGTCCAGGCTCTTCTCGACCAGCACAATATTTCCTACTTCCGTCAGAGTGACACGTGCAGACCTGGTTGCTACGTCCACACTGATGACATCTGCTTGCTAAACAACAGTGTCACCAGTGTCTATGTGGATGGGGAGTACGTGGCTGTGGAGGTCTACGACCCTTTGATAGACAACAAAGACTTTGAAAGCAAATTAAGAGCAAGTGAAGGACAGGAATTCTCAAAGCAGGAACTTCCGGAAGAAAACGTCAACCACGAAGacatgataaaacattttgagGACCCTCAACGTGACTACGATGTTCAGACCATGAGCTCGCGGCAGGTCTTCGTCTATGCAAGGGTTCTTGGGAAAGTCAATGCCAATGAAGAACAAACTGTTCGTCCTCCATGCTGTTTGTCCTATCGACTGGACATAGGTTATGAACGTATTATGATTGCATCGGGTATCCGAGTGTACAAGATTCCCACCTATTACGATGAAGACAGTTCTGTTGTCACAGAAACATCCTCAAGCCAAGCTGCATCTTATGATCCAACAGATGAGGCTGTAGTAAGTGATGTCAAGGGATGTCTGGAGGTTGCCTGGCCTCTTTTAGGAGACAGACGTTCACAGTTGGTTATTTTGAAGCGTCTGTGTCTGCAGTGGCATCTGGGCCTGAACATCCAGAATGTTTGTCCTGAGGCTGTAAAGAGTTTGGAAGCCACACCAACGTTCTGTCAACGACTACATGATAGGAGCCAGTTGTATGACAGACAGATTCTAGCCTCCATGGGAGAGAAGTCAGACCCTAGTgatcaacaaaaaagaaaaaacccacaacCAGGAGAAGCACGACGCTGGCTTCGTCAAGCTTTCGCAGATCTCACGACAGCCAAGAGCACTTCAGGGGGAAACAACTGGCATTGCCTCATGTGCCACCAG GCAGTGGAAAAGGCGCTGAAAGCTGTGCTGTTCCACCATGATGCCGAGGACAAGCTGCTGCATCCTGTGGACAAAGCAGAGCTGAAGACCCTGGCGATGGCAGTGAGCGACGAGGAGTTGATGGGAGCAGTTGAGGTCTTGGAGGGACTTACAGGGGAGGCACACAAGATGCTGTACCCGTCTGTACAGTGGGGACCACAGATACCCGCCCAGCTGTACACCCCCGACACTGCCAGAGCCGCACACAGTCAAGTGGAGACAATCCTCACCATGGTGGCGTCTCTCATCAAATAA
- the LOC112555086 gene encoding low density lipoprotein receptor adapter protein 1-A-like, with translation MFGWRKDAAKISVRCPLFHVRYIGCTETFVANGKGCSYTPVQRLWDNSPGERHLRRVTVQLSQTGISMRDTEKNDEVITDFRIEDISFCNTDTLVNERIFSWICRDRDSSSLQCHAVLCSTKQKAQTMALVLSRAFQMAYRDWKANKKHREMVRKPLAGGQNWRSKDHVDAQSENKVLSPGTPPNSIMTSTLHSGPSTAKGSFDNDTTSLPDDEPSASPGFENCCILDPEVEAALADVADINDDFDEARSELE, from the coding sequence ATGTTTGGGTGGAGGAAAGATGCAGCCAAGATCTCCGTGAGGTGTCCTCTGTTCCACGTCCGTTACATTGGGTGCACCGAGACCTTTGTAGCCAATGGGAAAGGCTGTTCCTACACCCCGGTTCAGCGGCTGTGGGATAACTCTCCGGGCGAGCGACATCTCAGGAGAGTTACCGTCCAGCTTAGTCAGACTGGCATCAGCATGAGAGACACGGAGAAAAACGATGAGGTGATCACAGACTTCCGAATCGAAGACATTTCCTTTTGTAACACCGACACCCTCGTCAACGAGCGCATCTTCAGCTGGATTTGCcgagacagagacagcagcAGCCTGCAGTGCCACGCCGTGCTGTGCAGCACCAAGCAGAAGGCACAGACCATGGCCTTGGTGCTGTCACGTGCCTTCCAGATGGCCTACAGGGACTGGAAGGCCAACAAAAAACACCGAGAGATGGTTAGAAAGCCTCTAGCAGGAGGACAGAACTGGAGGAGCAAAGACCACGTCGACGCCCAAAGTGAAAACAAAGTTCTGTCCCCGGGGACACCACCCAACAGCATAATGACATCCACACTTCATTCTGGACCATCGACAGCAAAAGGTAGTTTCGATAACGATACGACTTCCCTGCCTGACGATGAACCATCCGCGTCTCCTGGATTCGAGAACTGTTGTATTCTGGATCCGGAAGTGGAGGCTGCTCTTGCGGATGTGGCAGATATCAACGACGATTTTGATGAGGCAAGGAGCGAGTTGGAGTGA